Proteins found in one Streptomyces sp. CB09001 genomic segment:
- a CDS encoding trypsin-like peptidase domain-containing protein — translation MTESLRHNGEYEHANPYQGTPQHASSPVNPEWPPPPAQPPGNHPTQPLPEPPHGRRPARRRGPAALLVAVAIVAAAVGGGTAYGIQELTGSDTVASSSTSTNVVPSSQKGTVSGVAKAVSPSIVEINATSNAGSSTGSGVIITDDGEIITNNHVVAGASSVKVTTNDGKQYTAEVVGTDSKKDLALIKLENAAGLKAATLGDSAGIGVGDQVVAIGSPEGLTGTVTSGIVSALDRDVTVSTDEGQQQQQQRQGGQWPFEFGGQQFNGDTGSSTTTYKAIQTDASLNPGNSGGALIDMNGNIIGINSAMYSATESSASAGSVGLGFAIPINTVKADLPELRAGASN, via the coding sequence ATGACCGAGAGCCTCCGCCACAACGGCGAGTACGAGCACGCGAACCCGTACCAGGGAACCCCCCAGCACGCCTCCTCTCCCGTCAACCCGGAATGGCCGCCCCCGCCGGCGCAGCCGCCCGGGAACCACCCCACGCAGCCCCTGCCCGAGCCGCCGCACGGCAGGCGCCCGGCCCGGCGGCGCGGCCCCGCCGCCCTGTTGGTGGCCGTGGCGATCGTCGCGGCGGCCGTCGGCGGCGGCACGGCGTACGGCATCCAGGAGCTGACCGGCAGCGACACCGTCGCCTCCAGCTCGACCAGCACCAACGTGGTGCCCTCCAGCCAGAAGGGCACGGTCTCCGGGGTCGCGAAGGCGGTCAGCCCGAGCATCGTCGAGATCAACGCCACCTCGAACGCCGGGTCCTCCACCGGTTCCGGCGTGATCATCACCGACGACGGCGAGATCATCACCAACAACCACGTCGTCGCCGGTGCCTCCTCGGTCAAGGTGACGACGAACGACGGCAAGCAGTACACCGCCGAGGTCGTCGGCACCGACAGCAAGAAGGACCTCGCGCTGATCAAGCTGGAGAACGCCGCCGGCCTGAAGGCCGCCACCCTCGGCGACTCCGCCGGCATCGGGGTCGGCGACCAGGTCGTCGCCATCGGCTCCCCCGAGGGCCTGACCGGCACCGTGACCAGCGGCATCGTCTCCGCCCTCGACCGCGACGTGACCGTCTCGACGGACGAGGGCCAGCAGCAACAGCAGCAGCGGCAGGGCGGTCAGTGGCCGTTCGAGTTCGGCGGGCAGCAGTTCAACGGCGACACCGGCTCGTCCACGACGACGTACAAGGCGATCCAGACCGACGCCTCCCTCAACCCGGGCAACTCCGGCGGCGCGCTGATCGACATGAACGGCAACATCATCGGCATCAACTCCGCGATGTACTCCGCGACCGAGTCGTCCGCGAGCGCAGGCAGCGTGGGCCTCGGCTTCGCCATCCCGATCAACACGGTCAAGGCCGACCTGCCCGAGCTGCGGGCGGGCGCGAGCAACTGA
- a CDS encoding HAMP domain-containing sensor histidine kinase: protein MTGLVRRVRALPIRARLSLLVAAAVAFAVAAAAVACWFVVKSVLVSSLDEALKANRMTKQQVSQYVNLRTGECAHDPVTHEQNPFGSSVQLVDGKGGSCLIIGTQEVPLSDADHAVAEGESTDALHDATGADGAQYRVYTYSVLPELGVAVSAARPLGEVNRSLNDLALVLVIVAGAGVVGAGAAGLWVARTGLRPVDDLTRAVEHVARTEDLTVRIPVADDSDDEIARLSRSFNSMTSSLADSRDLQQQLIADAGHELRTPLTSLRTNIELLTRSEETGRPIPEADRKALLASVKAQMTELAVLIGDLQELSRPDTGQHEGRTRILAWHDVVESALRRARLRGPELAIDADVRPWYVRAEPAALERAVVNVLDNAVKFSPEGGTIDVRLTDGVLTVRDHGPGIPADELPHVFDRFWRSPSARALPGSGLGLSIVARTVQQAGGTVNLSRADGGGTTATIRLPGAPVPPPEGDLRQAAEDR, encoded by the coding sequence GTGACAGGTCTCGTCCGCCGGGTCCGCGCCCTGCCGATCCGGGCGCGGCTGTCGCTGCTGGTGGCGGCGGCGGTGGCGTTCGCGGTGGCGGCGGCGGCGGTCGCCTGCTGGTTCGTGGTCAAGAGCGTGCTGGTCAGCTCGCTCGACGAGGCCCTCAAGGCGAACCGCATGACCAAGCAGCAGGTGAGCCAGTACGTCAACCTGCGCACCGGCGAGTGCGCCCACGATCCCGTCACGCACGAGCAGAACCCGTTCGGCTCGTCCGTGCAGCTGGTGGACGGCAAGGGCGGGAGCTGCCTCATCATCGGCACGCAGGAGGTCCCGCTCAGCGACGCCGACCACGCCGTGGCCGAGGGCGAGTCCACCGACGCGTTGCACGACGCCACGGGAGCCGACGGCGCCCAGTACCGGGTCTACACCTACAGCGTGCTGCCCGAGCTGGGCGTGGCCGTCTCCGCCGCGCGGCCGCTGGGCGAGGTGAACCGCTCCCTCAACGACCTCGCCCTGGTGCTGGTGATCGTCGCGGGCGCGGGTGTCGTCGGAGCCGGCGCCGCCGGGCTGTGGGTGGCGCGCACCGGCCTGCGCCCCGTCGACGATCTGACCCGGGCCGTCGAACACGTCGCCCGTACCGAGGACCTCACCGTGCGCATCCCCGTCGCGGACGACAGCGACGACGAGATCGCCCGCCTGTCCCGCTCCTTCAACAGCATGACCTCGTCCCTGGCCGACTCCCGCGACCTCCAGCAGCAGCTCATCGCCGACGCGGGCCACGAACTGCGCACCCCGCTCACCTCGCTGCGCACCAACATCGAGCTGCTCACCCGCAGCGAGGAGACGGGGCGCCCGATCCCGGAGGCCGACCGCAAGGCGCTCCTCGCCTCGGTGAAGGCGCAGATGACGGAACTGGCGGTGCTCATCGGCGACCTCCAGGAACTCTCCCGCCCCGACACCGGCCAGCACGAGGGCCGCACCCGCATCCTCGCCTGGCACGACGTCGTCGAGTCGGCGCTGCGCCGCGCCCGGCTGCGCGGCCCGGAGCTGGCGATCGACGCGGACGTCCGCCCCTGGTACGTACGGGCGGAACCGGCCGCGCTGGAACGCGCGGTCGTCAACGTGCTCGACAACGCGGTGAAGTTCAGCCCGGAGGGCGGCACGATCGACGTGCGCCTCACCGACGGTGTGCTGACGGTCCGCGACCACGGGCCCGGCATCCCCGCCGACGAACTCCCGCACGTCTTCGACCGCTTCTGGCGCTCCCCCAGCGCCCGCGCCCTGCCCGGCTCCGGACTGGGCCTGTCCATCGTGGCGCGGACGGTGCAGCAGGCGGGCGGCACGGTGAACCTGAGCCGGGCCGACGGCGGCGGCACCACCGCCACGATCCGTCTGCCCGGGGCGCCGGTGCCGCCTCCGGAGGGAGACCTCAGGCAGGCAGCCGAAGATCGATGA
- a CDS encoding response regulator transcription factor, with protein sequence MSPADADRDRDREIQRILIVDDEPAVREALRRSLAFEGYDTEVAVDGADALEKAAAYRPDLVVLDIQMPRMDGLTAARRIRGAGDLTPILMLTARDTVGDRVTGLDAGADDYLVKPFELDELFARIRALLRRSSYAAAVEATTEDDDTLTFADLTMDLATREVTRAGRPVELTRTEFTLLEMFMAHPRQVLTREQILKAVWGFDFEPSSNSLDVYVMYLRRKTEAGGEPRLVHTVRGVGYVLRQGGAE encoded by the coding sequence ATGAGCCCCGCAGACGCCGACCGCGACCGCGACCGCGAGATCCAGCGCATCCTGATCGTCGACGACGAGCCGGCGGTCCGCGAAGCGCTCCGGCGCAGCCTCGCCTTCGAGGGGTACGACACCGAGGTCGCGGTCGACGGCGCCGACGCGCTGGAGAAGGCGGCGGCGTACCGGCCCGACCTCGTCGTCCTGGACATCCAGATGCCCCGCATGGACGGCCTGACCGCCGCCCGCCGCATCCGCGGCGCGGGTGACCTGACCCCCATCCTGATGCTGACCGCCCGCGACACGGTCGGCGACCGGGTGACCGGCCTGGACGCGGGGGCGGACGACTACCTGGTCAAGCCGTTCGAGCTGGACGAGCTGTTCGCCCGCATCCGCGCGCTGCTGCGCCGCAGCTCCTACGCGGCGGCCGTGGAGGCCACCACCGAGGACGACGACACCCTCACCTTCGCCGACCTGACCATGGACCTGGCGACCCGGGAGGTCACCCGGGCCGGACGCCCGGTGGAGCTGACCCGCACCGAGTTCACCCTGCTGGAGATGTTCATGGCGCACCCGCGCCAGGTCCTCACCCGGGAGCAGATCCTGAAGGCCGTCTGGGGCTTCGACTTCGAGCCGTCGTCGAACTCCCTCGACGTGTACGTCATGTACCTGCGCCGCAAGACCGAGGCGGGCGGCGAGCCGCGCCTCGTGCACACCGTCCGCGGCGTCGGCTACGTCCTGCGGCAGGGCGGCGCCGAGTGA
- a CDS encoding RidA family protein, with product MTTHDVFRFDVPAEDDFGYSQAIGSGELVHVSGQLAFDEAGEFPDGGDFAAQLRRTHANMDRVLDHYGATRNQIVSQTQYVVDLRQHAAAAARGNLAYFGEHRPAATVLGVTELTLPGQVVEIGFVIDLRLPA from the coding sequence ATGACCACCCACGATGTCTTCCGCTTCGACGTGCCGGCCGAGGACGACTTCGGTTACTCCCAGGCGATCGGGTCGGGCGAGCTGGTCCACGTCTCCGGGCAGCTCGCGTTCGACGAGGCGGGCGAGTTCCCCGACGGGGGCGACTTCGCCGCCCAGCTCCGGCGCACGCACGCCAACATGGACCGGGTCCTGGACCACTACGGAGCCACCCGCAACCAGATCGTGTCGCAGACCCAGTACGTGGTGGACCTGCGGCAGCACGCCGCCGCGGCGGCGCGGGGCAATCTGGCGTACTTCGGCGAGCACCGCCCGGCCGCCACGGTCCTGGGCGTGACCGAGCTGACCCTGCCCGGTCAGGTCGTCGAGATCGGCTTCGTCATCGATCTTCGGCTGCCTGCCTGA
- a CDS encoding LacI family DNA-binding transcriptional regulator, giving the protein MAKVTRDDVARLAGTSTAVVSYVINNGPRPVAPATRERVLAAIKELGYRPDRVAQAMASRRTDLIGLIVPDARQPFFAEMAHAVEWAASERGKMVLVGNSDYVGEREVHYLRAFLGMRVSGLILVSHALNDNAAAEIDAWDARVVLLHERPEAIDDVAVVTDDLGGAQLAVRHLLEHGYEYVACMGGTAETPSVGDPVSDHVEGWKRAMKEAGLSTEGRLFEAPYNRYDAYRVGLELLSGPQRPPAIFCSTDDQAIGLLRAARELRIDVPGELAVAGFDDIKEADLADPPLTTVASDRSAMARAAVDLVLDDGLRVAGSRRERLKVFPSQLVVRQSCGCA; this is encoded by the coding sequence GTGGCCAAGGTGACTCGGGATGATGTGGCGCGACTGGCGGGGACTTCGACCGCCGTCGTCAGCTACGTCATCAACAACGGACCCCGGCCGGTCGCCCCGGCCACGCGCGAGCGTGTCCTCGCCGCGATCAAGGAACTGGGGTACCGCCCGGACCGGGTCGCCCAGGCGATGGCGTCGCGGCGCACGGACCTCATAGGCCTGATCGTGCCCGACGCGCGCCAGCCGTTCTTCGCGGAGATGGCGCACGCGGTCGAGTGGGCCGCCTCCGAGCGCGGCAAGATGGTGCTCGTCGGCAACAGCGACTACGTCGGCGAGCGCGAGGTCCACTACCTGCGCGCCTTCCTCGGCATGCGGGTCTCCGGCCTGATCCTGGTAAGCCACGCGCTGAACGACAACGCCGCCGCCGAGATCGACGCCTGGGACGCCCGGGTGGTCCTGCTGCACGAGCGCCCCGAGGCCATCGACGACGTCGCCGTCGTCACGGACGACCTGGGCGGCGCCCAGCTCGCCGTACGCCACCTGCTGGAGCACGGGTACGAGTACGTCGCCTGCATGGGCGGCACCGCCGAGACGCCGTCCGTCGGCGACCCGGTCTCCGACCACGTCGAGGGCTGGAAGCGCGCCATGAAGGAGGCCGGGCTCTCCACCGAGGGCCGGCTCTTCGAGGCGCCGTACAACCGCTACGACGCGTACCGCGTGGGCCTGGAACTGCTCTCCGGGCCGCAGCGCCCGCCCGCGATCTTCTGCTCCACCGACGACCAGGCGATCGGCCTGCTGCGCGCGGCCCGCGAGCTGCGCATCGACGTCCCCGGCGAGCTGGCGGTGGCCGGGTTCGACGACATCAAGGAGGCGGATCTCGCCGACCCGCCGCTGACGACGGTCGCCTCGGACCGGTCGGCGATGGCACGGGCCGCCGTGGACCTGGTCCTGGACGACGGCCTGCGGGTGGCGGGCTCCCGCCGCGAACGGCTGAAGGTGTTCCCGTCGCAGCTGGTCGTACGGCAGTCCTGCGGCTGCGCGTAG
- a CDS encoding helix-turn-helix domain-containing protein has translation MVTKQLLNGLPEDADLRRADSLAREIFSDVANKWALLIIEALGERTLRFGEVRGEVEGISHKMLTQNLRMLERNGLVDRTVHPTVPPKVEYTLTEPGRALRATVDAICDWTQRHLGHIEGARERFDA, from the coding sequence ATGGTGACCAAACAACTGCTCAACGGCCTGCCCGAGGACGCGGACCTGCGGCGCGCGGACTCCCTGGCGCGGGAGATCTTCTCGGACGTCGCCAACAAGTGGGCGCTCCTGATCATCGAGGCGCTCGGCGAGCGCACCCTGCGCTTCGGCGAGGTGCGCGGCGAGGTCGAGGGCATCAGTCACAAGATGCTCACCCAGAACCTGCGGATGCTGGAGCGCAACGGCCTGGTCGACCGCACGGTGCATCCGACCGTGCCGCCGAAGGTCGAGTACACCCTCACCGAACCGGGCCGCGCCCTGCGCGCCACGGTCGACGCGATCTGCGACTGGACCCAGCGCCACCTCGGCCACATCGAGGGAGCACGGGAGCGTTTCGACGCCTGA